One region of Culex pipiens pallens isolate TS chromosome 2, TS_CPP_V2, whole genome shotgun sequence genomic DNA includes:
- the LOC120415225 gene encoding uncharacterized protein LOC120415225 isoform X2, producing MIRPHFEPQPSPLDYQHHHQQQQHQQQQQQIQHQVQQQQQQISKMVSSPPPTIVGTPNGTTMCVTKLLVGLDHAPMAFNVRQRIIGDGGTNLNYIRSETGAMVTLRGRGSLNIEPQTGQEAMEPLHLYIEHPTLEGLQNAKQLAKNLIETLQEELNLFQQQEQQQVPKQSYQIIQQQPTLVQTTQVQQMPPMIRAQHVAQPNGIIHQPPPPVMPPQSFVQSQPPPQTQIIQQQPPTIIQSHVPVQIHQQPSNMVISQIANVSNPPPGAQIRPPMMQIKTAGPPHMSQPPPSIQIPQQEAPQQILVNQAPPYQVQYIQQSPAIQTSSGPHPTGQVTIQHVIQQPQPQPIQGIVQTTLPPPQFDQFQRPPQGQQIITVQGSAAFMVPPPNIIHQTVAPHPTQNQIIVQSQPIITHPPPSAMPQELVQTMAQSAPLGPPPMAQVPMIMNGADDKKPGEIQIKTEQIKLEDGPPPILTQMPKTTVIPVSSTMANITLSQPPPPIMSVPPPTVQHIVGNTIITSQPNPPISHAAIPQQIYSQIPVSIQSFQPSHQQIQQINGSTHFVVNTQPQPWPPNGAVPPPQIQQVPVSSMQNIQFATAPQQMRNPNEIQIISSPATIISAAEYRPQQQQQQHIITTSGPFNPQMQPPPGVQVIHTVPPPQQIITSIPQTVQSVPPPPQIIEASPHHAVPPPHSATHQIMTAHGPPPPYTTVHYTMAPHDPKLLQPPMEIQHQHPHQHQHQQHQLHQQQQHQQQQQQQQQLGMRPGQKRKHPEDDAHRNIPPKMGMG from the exons ATGATTCGGCCACACTTTGAGCCGCAACCGTCGCCGCTCGACTACCAGCAccatcatcagcagcagcagcaccaacaacaacaacagcagatcCAACACCAGgtgcaacaacagcagcagcaaatttccaaaatggtcAGCAGTCCACCGCCGACCATCGTGGGAACTCCCAATGGCACGACCATGTGCGTCACAAAGCTGCTCGTAGGCCTGGATCATGCTCCGATGGCGTTCAACGTGCGGCAACGGATAATCGGGGACGGTGGGACAAACCTGAACTATATCCGGTCGGAGACGGGAGCGATGGTCACGTTGCGGGGTCGGGGTTCGCTAAACATTGAGCCGCAGACGGGCCAGGAAGCGATGGAACCGTTGCACTTGTACATAGAACATCCCACGTTGGAGGGATTGCAGAACGCAAAGCAGCTAGCCAAAAATCTCATCGAGACGCTCCAGGAGGAGTTGAATCTGTTCCAGCAGCAGGAACAGCAGCAGGTTCCGAAGCAGAGTTATCAGATTATTCAGCAACAGCCGACGCTAGTCCAGACGACGCAGGTGCAGCAGATGCCACCGATGATCCGTGCCCAGCACGTGGCCCAGCCAAACGGGATCATCCATCAGCCGCCGCCGCCAGTTATGCCGCCGCAGAGCTTTGTGCAGAGTCAGCCGCCACCGCAGACGCAGATCATTCAGCAGCAGCCGCCGACGATCATTCAGTCGCACGTGCCAGTTCAGATTCACCAACAGCCGAGCAATATGGTCATTTCGCAGATTGCTAACGTAAGCAATCCTCCGCCGGGCGCGCAGATACGGCCACCGATGATGCAGATTAAGACGGCTGGACCGCCCCACATGTCGCAACCACCGCCCAGCATTCAAATTCCCCAGCAAGAGGCTCCCCAACAGATCCTGGTGAACCAGGCGCCACCTTACCAGGTTCAGTACATTCAACAGAGTCCGGCTATTCAAACCAGCAGCGGACCACATCCGACGGGACAGGTTACGATCCAGCACGTCATCCAACAGCCGCAGCCGCAACCAATTCAAGGAATTGTGCAAACAACGCTTCCTCCGCCCCAGTTTGACCAGTTCCAGCGACCTCCCCAGGGCCAGCAGATCATCACCGTTCAGGGCAGTGCCGCTTTTATGGTGCCTCCGCCGAACATTATCCACCAAACTGTGGCGCCACATCCTACCCAGAATCAAATTATCGTACAGTCACAACCCATCATCACTCACCCGCCGCCAAGCGCGATGCCCCAGGAACTGGTCCAAACCATGGCACAATCGGCACCCCTCGGACCACCCCCGATGGCGCAAGTCCCGATGATCATGAACGGAGCCGACGACAAAAAGCCCGGcgaaattcaaatcaaaacagaACAGATCAAGCTCGAAGATGGACCTCCTCCAATCCTCACCCAAATGCCCAAAACTACGGTGATTCCAGTTTCATCCACCATGGCGAACATCACCCTCAGTCAACCTCCGCCCCCGATCATGTCAGTTCCCCCGCCAACGGTGCAGCACATCGTCGGCAACACGATCATAACGTCCCAGCCAAATCCCCCGATAAGCCACGCGGCCATCCCCCAGCAAATCTACAGCCAGATCCCGGTCTCGATCCAATCGTTCCAACCGTCGCACCAGCAAATCCAGCAGATCAACGGCAGTACGCACTTTGTCGTCAACACCCAGCCCCAACCGTGGCCCCCGAATGGTGCCGTTCCGCCGCCCCAGATCCAGCAAGTGCCGGTCAGTTCGATGCAAAACATCCAATTCGCCACGGCGCCTCAGCAAATGCGCAACCCGAACGAGATCCAGATCATCAGCTCACCGGCGACGATCATCAGCGCGGCCGAGTACCGAccccagcagcaacagcagcagcacatcATCACGACTAGTGGGCCATTCAACCCGCAGATGCAACCGCCACCAG GCGTCCAGGTGATCCACACGGTGCCCCCGCCCCAGCAGATCATCACTAGCATCCCTCAGACGGTGCAGAGCGTGCCTCCGCCGCCGCAGATCATCGAAGCCTCGCCACACCATGCGGTGCCGCCACCCCACTCGGCAACGCACCAAATCATGACCGCACACGGGCCACCGCCGCCTTACACCACGGTGCATTACACGATGGCGCCGCACGATCCGAAG CTGTTGCAACCACCCATGGAGATTCAGCACCAGCATCCGcaccaacatcaacatcaacaacaccaactacaccagcagcagcagcaccaacaacaacagcaacagcaacaacagctcGGAATGCGACCTGGGCAAAAGCGGAAGCACCCTGAGGACGATGCGCACCGCAACATTCCGCCCAAGATGGGAATGGG